In Hevea brasiliensis isolate MT/VB/25A 57/8 chromosome 13, ASM3005281v1, whole genome shotgun sequence, a single genomic region encodes these proteins:
- the LOC131172223 gene encoding protein FAR-RED IMPAIRED RESPONSE 1-like, with product MASKLGADVEEDESAIDQDMNEGGIRAVANTNAIEEGPLTGMLFPCISTMFNFYKEHARLKGFSVFKRSAVNVRGGSRKYQTISCDKGRKAIGAKSSKRINCPAKINAILRENGMWQISKVISSHNHELEPSMSRLMDSRNFIERKRRLRLGDGDAEAIRKLFVRMQRNDPEFFYSFDLDDDSRLSNVLWVHPRSRAAYEEFNDVVIFDTTYLVNRYKLPFATIVGVNHHGQSILLGCALISHEDVNTFKWLFMTWLEAMEDVHPNSILTDQCESMRKAIREVMPNTRHRFCLWHILCKVPEKFKGVTDYDSACLEFKAVIYDSLTIEMFERNWNEFVVKHGLERNEWLSKLYVDREYWVPIYLNHTLRSGMVSTQRSESMHAYFDGYVNSMSTLKQFVEQYEIAMCDKNEKEFYADFKSKNTVVNCISVFKWEQQFQKAFTNSIFKLVQEEIKRMWYCHVIQPTEEGRREADNEPGIERHKIMEKSIINNWFRREFVYDVEYRENGQYFSCNCKKFESKGILCCHIMRLMSLKDIKFINERYLLRRWRKDVNRVHSKKFFHEGTHI from the exons ATGGCTTCAAAGCTTGGAGCTG ATGTGGAGGAAGATGAATCAGCTATTGATCAAGATATGAACGAAGGAGGCATTAGAGCAGTAGCAAACACTAATGCTATTGAAGAAGGTCCTCTAACAGGGATGTTATTTCCTTGTATCAGCACTATGTTCAACTTCTATAAAGAACATGCTAGATTGAAAGGTTTTAGTGTTTTCAAAAGATCAGCAGTTAATGTACGGGGTGGATCTCGCAAATATCAAACAATTAGTTGCGATAAAGGAAGGAAAGCAATTGGTGCGAAATCATCAAAAAGGATAAATTGTCCTGCAAAGATTAATGCAATCCTAAGAGAAAATGGAATGTGGCAGATTTCAAAAGTTATTTCAAGTCACAATCACGAATTGGAACCTTCTATGTCTAGATTGATG GATAGTCGAAACTTCATTGAGCGAAAGAGGAGGCTACGACTTGGTGATGGTGATGCTGAGGCTATACGTAAGTTGTTTGTGAGAATGCAACGAAACGATCCTGAGTTTTTCTATTCATTTGATCTTGATGATGATTCCAGGCTTTCAAATGTTCTATGGGTTCATCCTCGTAGTCGAGCTGCTTACGAGGAATTCAATGATGTTGTTATTTTTGACACTACTTACCTTGTTAATCGATACAAGTTGCCATTTGCCACCATTGTTGGAGTAAATCATCATGGGCAATCTATTTTATTAGGATGCGCCTTGATCTCACATGAAGATGTAAACACTTTTAAGTGGTTGTTCATGACGTGGCTTGAAGCAATGGAAGATGTTCATCCTAATTCTATTCTTACAGATCAATGCGAGAGCATGAGGAAAGCCATTAGGGAGGTAATGCCTAATACTAGACACAGATTTTGCTTGTGGCATATATTATGCAAGGTACCTGAGAAGTTTAAGGGTGTTACTGATTATGATAGTGCATGCCTTGAGTTTAAAGCTGTAATATATGATAGCTTAACCATCGAGATGTTTGAGAGAAATTGGAATGAGTTTGTGGTGAAGCATGGGTTGGAAAGAAATGAATGGCTTTCCAAACTATATGTTGATAGGGAGTATTGGGTTCCAATTTATCTCAATCACACATTAAGGTCTGGAATGGTTTCGACTCAAAGGAGTGAGAGCATGCATGCCTATTTTGATGGGTATGTTAACTCAATGAGCACACTAAAGCAATTTGTGGAGCAGTATGAGATTGCTATGTGTGACAAGAATGAAAAGGAGTTCTATGCTGATTTCAAATCAAAAAACACAGTTGTAAATTGCATATCTGTTTTTAAATGGGAACAACAGTTTCAAAAGGCATTTACTAATTCAATATTCAAGCTCGTTCAAGAGGAGATTAAACGAATGTGGTATTGCCATGTCATTCAGCCAACTGAAGAGGGAAGGCGTGAAGCAGATAATGAGCCAGGAATTGAGAGACATAAAATTATGGAGAAATCCATAATCAACAACTGGTTTCGTAGGGAGTTTGTTTATGATGTAGAGTACAGGGAAAATGGCCAATATTTCAGCTGCAATTGTAAGAAATTCGAATCAAAAGGAATATTGTGCTGCCATATCATGAGGTTGATGTCACTCAAAGACATAAAGTTCATCAACGAACGATATTTGCTTAGGCGATGGAGAAAAGATGTTAACCGTGTCCATAGTAAAAAGTTTTTTCACGAGGGTACCCACATATGA